TCTATGCGCACTGGGTATGGGCATAAAGGCATGCTTATACATGGCTCTGTCTCAGTTGTATAGTCTATAATTATAAAGGTAGGATTATGCTGTAACTTTCTGCTTGtttaagttttgtctttttttttttttttttttttttagagagagagaaagagcgagagcatgtgagtgcaggagaggggcagagagagagaaagagagagaaaatcttaagcaggctccacactcagcagagcccaacttggggctcaatcccacaactctgggatcacgatctgagccaaaaaaatacctttctaaagtatttttaggggcacctgggtagcttagttggttaagtgtccgacttcagctcaggccacgatctcacggttcatgggttcgagccccgcgtcaggctctgtactgacagctcagagcctggagcctgcttcggattctgtgcctccctctcagcccctacccccctctcaaaaataaacaaacatttaaaaaattaaagtattctTAAATGGCCACTAAATGTTCTTCAAAAACATCCTCTATTAATTAGAATGGATGCGTATTCTGGCAGATGAAAATCCCATGAAGTTACTACTATCTTATTGTTGgaaacttaggttgtttctaggtTTTTGCTCTCTGGTCGTGACCAATGTGGTGCCTAAATCTTGTTTAGAGCATTTGATTTTCTTAGAGCTAGCCCCTAGAAATAGCTGGGTCAGAGGATGTGGGAGTCTGAGAATTCACTGTTCTGTTTTCTGGGGTCTCATGGGCTGGAGAAAGCACACAGATCCACAAGCTCCCCTTTAAGTGTAGAGAGTTATGTTAAGTGTAGAGGTCGTAGAAGATACCCACTTCTGTcccacagaagaagaagaaatcatttcacttagcaaacaTTGGTAGAACCTTTTATCAATGGGCCCGGATGAAACCTGAAGGCGTGTTTAGACTCAGACCTACACCAGGGCACATCTCATTGGTCCATATAACTCCCCCTTGGGAAGTGAGCCCGTTTCTGACAGCATTCCATTCTGCGATACCCCCTCATCTCTTAGCACATTCAGCTGAGGCACCTTGGCACATGATTtataattttggttatttttaatgtgttaatgGAGAAGAGCGTGACTTCAGTATCTTTGGGGATGGACCCAATGCCTCCATTTTTTGACGTAATCGTGAACCGATTATTCTGTGCAAACGAGCCTTGCAGATGATGGAGGCTAACTAACCAGTTAAAGTGGTCAAGGCTGGGTACACAAGTTCTGATGCTGAGAACAGGTTTTCCTGACTTCTTAATTATAATGGACCTATTGTGGCAAGTTGGCTTTTCCTCTGTTTATATTGACTGGGAAATTCCTTGAAAGCGAAAACATTTCTCCTGGGTTTACATGGGTGACTTAATCTCCCATTGCTCCTCCTGGGAGACcctgagaagaaaatgtttttttaccCCATGTTTTGGAAAGTCTGACACCCATACTCCCTGAGTGGGCAAGCCTGCATAGAACACTTTTTCTGTGTCAGGCAGGCCCCTTCTGGGTGTTCAAGAGAGGCCCAGGCCTTGCCTTGAGGGGCTCACTCCATTGGGGGGGACAGTGAACGCAGAGTGGGGCTCACTGCAGTGGGGGGACAGCGAACGCAGAGTGGGGCTCACTGCAGTGGGGGGACAGCGAACGCAGAGTGGGGCAGCTGCACGGCCTGATGTCTCAGGCTTTCATAGAAGGAAGCAGACGGTGACTGAGCACCAGGCCAAAAGGAATTTGAATCTGGACCCTCCTAATTCTTGGTTCTTCGCTTCTCTGATCCTCAGTgtctgtctgtgaaatggggactcTGGGGGTCTGAGGTTGTGATAAGATCTGGTGCCGGCTGCCCTTAGCACACGACAGCTGATGAGCCATCACCACCCGCCTGCAGCCTCGTCCCCCTCCCCCACGACTCCAGCTCCGTCTAGGAACctagggtgggggcgggggggggggggtcgcggAGGGTTGATTCCGAGTCACGTTTCCCGCATTTAAACTGTTTAAGATCATCAGTTcggttcctcccccaccccaccccgcccaagACTTGTGCTCCTTTGGGGCGCCCAGGTGAGCgccgggggagggtgggggggcggcTGCAGGTGACCACCGTGAGCAGAGCACCTCTGTTACACATTTGCTCCTGGACCCGACCCGTGCCCTCTCTCCGTAATTCTTCCCAGTTCCCCGTCCGACACCCCAGGGCCGGATTCTTCCGCCGGCCCGGCGCGCCCACTGCCCAGCTGGGGGCCCAGCTGCGGAGGTCCTGGAGCGCCAGCCCCGCCCGCCCGCGTGCCGGGGGCCCCGGGGGGGCCGGCtgaggccgggggcggggccaggcggGGCGTCCGGGAGCGGGTGCGCCCGGCCCCGAGGCTAGTCCCGCCGCCGGAGCGGCCCGCACCTGCAGCCGTCCCTCAGTCCGCCGCCTCTGAGCCCGCGCGTaatgctgccgctgctgctgctgctggtgctggGACCCGGACTCGGGCTCGGCGCGGGTGAGTGAGTGAGGAGGGGGGCCCCCCCGGAGGACCCGGGAGCCCCGCCGCCCCGTCCCTCTGCAAACCCTCCGACCCATCAGCCTCTCCAGCGTCCCCGGGGCCCTACAGCCCCTAGCGCTCCTTCCTGGCCCCACTGCTGCTTTCCTTAGCAAGTTTCCAGGAACTCTGTCCCCCCACTCCCGCCAAGCCCTGCCCCAGGGGCGCCCCCCAGTCACCCGGCCTGGGGTCTGGGAACCATCCTTCACTCCACCTGTCCCTGAGGTAGGACTCCCTGGGGAACGCctgggaggagcaggggaagTACACAAGGTGGCTTTCTCGCCTGCCCCTATTTCTGGGGTGCACAGACACAGCCACTCACAGGAAAATACACAGACGCGCCACAAGCAGGGAGACAGGCGGGCACAGGACACCTTCAGCCTCACACATGCAGACACAGGCAAAGATACCTCggagggaacacacacacacacacacacacacaactcagaCATACCAGACAGccccacatagacacacacactctctctctctctctctctctctctctctctctctctgtctctctctctctgtctctctctctctctctctctctgtgtctctctctctcaggcccATGGGACGCCTGGATAACCTTGGTGCTGTCGTGGGCAGACAGAGCAAATAGACCCCAGAATGACCTGCCTCACCTAAGTTGGCACGGAGGGAGTGTTTTCCTTGGTTCCAAACCCAGTGCTGGGCGTCTTCCCCATGTCTTGGTTCTGTGTAGGGCTGTGCCCAGGACCCTGAGATGCCAGAGTGTGGTCAGGTCAGGGCGGAGGACCTCTAGGGAGCGCTTTTGGGTGTGGGGTTAGGACTGGGGCCCTGTTAGATATGCTGGGACTGGGAGTGTTCCAAGGGACTTGCTGGATCCAGGGATCAAGGGACTTTTTCTGGAAGCCCACTTCGTGCCAGCGAGATCATCTGGACCTGTCTACAGCAGAGATCCGCCCTCAAAGAGCTCCCAGTCCAGAAGGGCCACTCCCATAGGCAGACAGCAGCCCAGCGTGGTAAGGACCCCTGTGGTCACCTGGGGACCAGGCAGATTATAGAAGGAGGTGACAGGTGAGCCAGGTGAGCACAGGGTGAGGGCATTTGCAGCGAGGGGGTGTATGTGATAGGAAGTTTGACTGGAGGAGAGGGTACTGGTGAGCGTGGTCCATGTGGGGCGGTGAGACAGGACCTCTACAGGACCTCTGGGTTGTGGTGTGGCCCCAGAGCTTTatctggagggtggggggagccacAGGCAGAGGTGTGGGCAGCTGGGAGCAGCACCTGGCCAGTTCGACAAGAGCAAGGACTGATCACCCAGAGAGGAAGGCGGAACTTTGAACTAAACTCGTTTCtaccttttctttctatttaactcatcactctcctcctgccccaataagcgtggtatttttttttttttccactgagaaAAAACAACAGTGGGTTTAATTTTGGCCGGGACTCTTcacaggttggggcgcctgggtggctcagtcggttaggcctccgactcttggtttcagctcaggtcatgatctcacggtttgtgagttcgagccctgcatcgggctttgtgccaacagtgcagaacctgcttgggatcctctctctccctctttctctgcctctcccctgctagtgctgtatctctctctaaataaataaacattaaaaaaaagtcagggtgATGAAAACTTGTTTCAGATGAAGAGTTGAGATGTTATGGGCAGGTGGAATGCACAAGCCCTCTCTGGACCCTCAGTCCCTGAGTGGTGGAGAGCAGACGCCCAGGAGTCAGGCACAACCCGGTGGGGGTTACTGCTCTGGGCCTTGCCAGCCCTAGGAATCTTCTACCCCCAGTCTCCCAATCTGTAAATGGGGTAATGGCTGCCCACAAGACAAGGCCGCTATGCTGTTGACAACAGGAGATGCCTGTAAATTGGGGAGCACAGTGCTCGATGGGAGGTGAGGTTTAAGGGATTTAAGACTTGTTGCTTCACCAGAAGGAGGAGGTGCTTTGCGATTCACGGATGCCCAGGTCACAGTGGGTTTGGGGGCCCCTGGCCCCAAGCCGTGGCCCCATTGATGCTCCTCGATTCTGTCACCCTGCCTGGCCTCCTTCCCTTGCTGTTATTAGTGAAGAGGAAGGTGTGGAGGTCATAAGCCTGGGCTGGAGCCCCTGGGTCAGATCAGGTTCCTGTTGACTGTGGGGGGTCATCCTACCTCTGCGGCTCTCctgttcctcatctgtgaaatgcagGGCTGCATGTCACAGCTGCACGGGTACCCAGAGAATGGCTGGGCACAGGCTGCAGGGCCTTCCAATGTGGGAGCAAGCCACGCCTGGGCAGTGGAAATAAGGAGATGCGGAGGGCCCAGAGCCAGACTCTGGAGGGgactggtgggggagggagggcaggggagaccCAGGGACAGCAAAGCAGAGGAGCCCTCCTTAGTGGCAGGGACCCTGTTGAGCTCATCTCTGatgcccagtgcccagcacaggcaACTGGACAGATATTTGATGTGGGACTTGCGATCTGACTTCATCTGGAGTTGACTAGGGCGGGAGATTGGAAATCAGGACATTCCAGGAAGAGGGGCCAGCCCGTGCAAAGGCCCAGTGGTGTGCTCTTTTAGATATGGTGGCTCTGgaacttgttttctctttcatggcTGCCTTGAAGATATTAATAACAGAGCTTGTCATGTGCCACGTGTTTTACATGTGTGATGTCATCTCATTCTATGAAGCGAGGTCTCCTTGTCTCcctgttttataaatgagaaaaccaaggcacagagaggttgagtacattgtccaaggtcacacagctaggaaggaggagaggcaggatttgaacctagtCATCCAAGCCCTTCTTGGACTAGTGCCCTTACTCAAACCCTGCCTTGCAACCTCTGACCTTTGTTTCCCCCTAGCTTCCTGGAGGTCACATGTGCACCGGCGTGGGCTTCTAGAATTGGCAGGGACCATGAATTGTGTTGGCACCCGCAACGCCCTGTCCTACATAAGCTACGGCTGCTACTGTGGCCTGGGTGGCCATGGCCAGCCCCGGGATGCCATCGACTGGTGAGTGCACGCTCCAGCCTGGGCTTAGAAGGTCCCCCACTCCCTGGGGTAGTTAAGGCCTATAAGGAAATACCCACAACTGACTTTGCTGTTTGGACTAAGAAGATTCCAGCACATGGTACAGCCTTGCAGGAGGCTCAGGACCTCCTGGGTAACATGGCCAGTGAGGACACACCTTGGTGTCGGCTGCCCCCCAGCCTGGCTGTGGGCTGATTActttggttgaaaaaaaaaaaaaaaaccataaagttGATCTGACTTATTACGCACCAGGATCTGTCCTGAGAACCCCTctcatcctcacaacaacccatttcagagatgaggacactgaggcagaaGAGATGAAGTAACTTGTCTGGGGCCACATAGAGGGtaaggggtgggggctgggatctgaacccaggcagtgTGGCTGGATTTGTGCCCCTAATCACTGCGTTCCACTACCATGTGAGAAGTGCCTGTTCTGTGCAAGGCTGTGGGTTTAGATCTTTCCAGACTGGCTTTCATTTATCCTGGTCATCCTTGGAGGCGGGCAGGCGGGCCGTCCCCGGAGGCTCAGGGAGGCACAGCCACCCATCCATTTCCACACAGCTAATAGGTGGCAGAGGGCAGAATTTGACAGTCTCTTCCCTGGCTTAGAGGATTTGATTGTCAAGGACAGCTTTTGgctcctccctgcctttccccagctcctGCTGCCGGCCCTGCCCTCCCGTGGGTGGTTGTCTGCTTTCTCCAAGCCCTCCAAGTGCAGCCCAGGCATTGCCCCCTTTGGGAAGGCTTCCCCGAAGGCTGGCTGGGCCTCGCATACCCATTCTGGCCTCTGGCTCCCAGAATCCCCATCCCTTTTCCCCCATTTTCCAGCACTTCTCACCAAGCATGTGGGGTCTGGTGGCTtgtctctcccccaccagcctggGGGCTCCTTGAGGGCGGAGTGGAATCTGGCCGACCTCTCCCTGCGGGACCCCACCGAGGGCTCCACAGAGCGACTCCACTGGCGGCTGGAGGGAGACAATACCAGTGAATGAAGGAAGCAAGGACAGGGTTAAGGACATTTGTGGATGTTTCTCAGAATTTTGCAACAgccagttattattattatcattgagaTCCTCTTATGCAGTAGGCCATGGCTGGACACGGGGGACACTGTGCAGAATGGAGCAGAAGTGGTCTTGTCCCCATAGAGCTCTGGGGCTCTGGCCATTGAGGAGGACAGAAGCTGATCAGTCTTCTCCGGAAAGTGAGGGTCTCATTGTAAACCTGCCCTGAAGGAAAGGACCTAGTTTTATGAGAGGGTGTAACCAGGACGCTGTTATAGACTGGGGAGGCCAGGGGCTGGGTGACATCCTGGGATGGGAGCAGTTCTTGGGCTGAGacctgagggaggaaggatgggcgGGAAGCTgccccaggcagagggcaggTCACGTGCAAAGTCAGGAGGCAAGCGGGGCTTGGCTCACTCCCAGCACAGAGAGGCGGCAGGTGTGGCTGGAgctcagagacacagagtgagacagGCAGGGGCCAGGGGACCGTGTCAGGGCGCCCCACACTGGGGTCAGCAGAATCATTTCCCAGGGTGGGGATTCTCAGGAACAAAGCTCGGCCCAGAAGATGCTGACCCCCTGCGAGACTTCGCTTACCCGGGAGGATGGCCGAGAGGGCATCCCCGCCTCCACCCACCTGCTGGCCTGCCCGTCTGCCACCCACAGGTGCTGTCATCGGCACGACTGCTGCTACACGCGTGCCGAGCAGGCCGGATGCAGCCCTAAGATGGAGCGGTACTCGTGGCAGTGCGTCAATCAGAGCATCGTGTGTGGTGAGTCCCCAGCGCCACTCGCACCCGCTTCTGCGAGTGCCCCCGGGCGTCCCGGCTGCAATAGCTCACCCCAGCTTCCAACGGTCGACACCACCCCCTGGGGGGATTTACTACAAGCGATCTTCAGATCTTCAACACGGAGCACTGACAAAAACAAAGAGGGGCatgcgggtggctcagtcggttaaatgtacAGCTTCCGCCCAGtgcatgatctcgaggttggtgagttcgagccccgcgtggggctctgcgctgaccgctcggagcccggggcctgcttcggattctgggtctccttctctctctgcccctcccctactcgggttctgtctctctctatcaaaaataaataaacgtaccaaaaaaaaaaaaaatgcaaacaaagaaACCTATTTCTTTGTTGTCTGGTCCAAAGCTAAAAGAGATATCACCAGGTACCTCCAGCCTCCATGCCCATCCGATGGGGCCTGGGTAAAGAAACCCATGAGGTATTCTTACTGCTGGAGACGACTATAGCGAGCGGAGGAACAAACCACAGAATGATATGTCCAGGAAAGCaccatttctgtttaaaaaaaaaaaaaaaaaaaagaagcagcagcttgCAAACTAGTAGCCTACTTGCTTTCCATGGCTACGTGTAGACACTTGCAGAGCTCAGAAAAAGGTATGTAAAGATACACTGCATGACGGGATCAAGCTGGGGGCGGCGGTGGCAGAAGGCAATTTCACCTTCCTGTAATGTTTccttcccccctcacccccaaagaGAATGTCTTCATGAATTACTTGTGAATCacagcttaaaaagaaaaggaataggggtacctgggtggctcagtcggttgagcgtccgtcttcggctcaggtcatgaatgcgcagtttgtgggttcaagacccgcgtggggctttgcactgacagcacggagcctgcttcgcatcctctgtctccctctctctctgcccctcccctgcgtgtactctctctctctctctctctctctctctcacaaataaacattaaaaaaaaatgctctttgaaagaaaaaagaaaaggaaaggcataCACAGCCTGAACTGTTGAAGGGTAAAGTGCCTGATCTCTGCAAATTACTCTGACAGGCAttgaaacaaaatacaataaaaaggtggacagacagatgggtgggtggacAGACGGAGGGGTAATGGGTGAAACAAAATGTCAATGGTAGACTCTACGAGGTAGGTATGCAGATGTTCTTTCAGCTTTTTTCTGGGTTTGAGATTTTTTACAACAAAGTGTTaggaagcaaaagcaaatgaaagcaaagaGCTTAGTGAGAGGGGCCCACGCCTCCCTTTCCTCACCTCCCAGCCCCAGTGGGTGAGTCTCAAGATGCAGGccagccccaccttggtgtgGTTTGATGACCCCCCTATGCCATAGCTCTGAGACTCTGGCCTCAAATGTCCTGTGCTAGGAGGACCAGAGGCCATGGTTTCTTTCCTTGtgaaacgggggtggggggtgggcggggagtAGAACTTGGACTGACTTTGTAGTGTGAGTGCTCATGTCACTGGCCCTTCCTCCCTAAGGCTGAACCCGCGAAACGAGTCCGTGTTCTACAGACATCTACCACTCACCATTTGGGGACCCCGGGAAAaccctttcctctctctggaaCACTGTGggctcctctctcaaaatagggATAACAGTATTGCAGTTTGGTGTCCCGTGGGCTACGTTTATCCTGCAAACATCTTGCCTCACCTGCACAATGTTTAGAACAGTTTGAgccagtatttaaaaaatcaggggcgcctgggtggctcagctggttgagcgtctgacttcggctcaggtcatcgtctcacggtttgtgggttcgagccccgcctcaggctctatgctgacagcctgcttcggattttgtgtctccctctctttctctgcccctcccctgcctgtactttttgtctctctctctctcaaaaaaaaaatagatacacattaaaaaaaaattattttttttattaataaagtaggcttcacacccggcatggagcccaaagtggagcttgaactcattatcctgagatcaggacctaggctaaaatcaagagttggatgcttcactgactgagccacccaagtgccccctctTTCAATTCTCTTGATTTTTCTAACTTTGTGGAGGAGAAGTTCTCAGTTCATTGCTACTTTAGCTTTCACATCCCTGGAACatttgctgacttttttttttttgaatgtttatttatttattttgagagagagagagaaagagagaaatcccaagcaggctctgtgctgccagtgcaaagcctaacgtgggactcgaacccacggaccatgagatcatgacctgagctgaaatcaagagtcggatgcttaatcactgagccacccaggtgccctgcttttttttttttttttttttttttaaatagaacaggCTTCTGGCTTATATCCAAGAACACTTCAGTTCATCAATTTAATTCTGGcttgaaaaaaattcttcctaTCTACCCATCCATTTATCTACTTACTTATCTTTACCTCCAAGCGGCATGCATTTAATGAGGATAATTGTAACAGAATCTATCCTAACCTTACTGTACATTTTATAGGCCCAGACACTTctgaaattaaaagaacaataaaacagcAGTTAAAAATGTTAAGTGTCCCTCAGGGCAatcttactgttttttgtttgtttgttttttaaacaaagcagtaagaaaagaactggggcatttatttttaagattaccttctgatggatggatggtatTTTCAATTTACAGCTTCCTTTCAATTAAAAAGcggaatccattttattttattaaaaaaaaaatgtctatttatttttgagagggacagagaaagagacagcatgagcaggggagaggcagagagagtgggagacccagaatcccaagcaggctccaggctcggagctgtcagcacaaagacttccgcggggctcaaacccacaaaccgtgagatcatgacctgagccaaagttggatgcttaaccgactgagccacccagacgcccctaggttcacccatgttgtagcaggtaGCTAAAACTCCTTCCTTTTTACGGCTAACACTCTGTTTGTAGGGATcaaccacattctgtttatccattcatctgttggtggacattgaGTTCTTCACACCTTCTGAGTACTGGGAATAGTGCTACTCTGAACATTCGTGAACAAGTATTTGTTTGAGTgcctgcttttatttctttggggtaCATCACTGCCAGTGGGATTAACTGGGTCATCTGGTAATTCTCTGTTTTACTTTTCGAGGAGCCACTCAACTTTTCTACAGCAGCCACACCACATCACATTCTCATTCAGCCGTGTCTGAGGGATCCAGTTTTTCCATGGCCTTATCAACGCTTGTTATTTTccatggtgttttgtttgtttgtagtgGGGGTGATGTGTGTGTCTCAGTGATTCTggtgtgcatttccctaatggctaatgctgttgagcgtcttttcatgtgcttgtttggccgtttttatattttctttggagaaatgtctattcaaatcttttgctcattttattcattcattcattcttaaagTTTCtccttttaagtaatctctacatccaacatgtggcttgaactcgcAACCCCAAGATGGAGAATTGcgtgctgtaccaactgagccaccaggcttcccttagctcatttttttttttttaatgtgtgctttatttaaaagatttttttttaaagtttgttgatttacttttagagagagagagggatgcagagagagacagagagagagagagaatcccaaggaggctccatgcttgacagcacagagcccaactcggggctcaaactcacaaactttgagatcacgacctgagttgaaatcaagagttaggtgccttaaaaaaaatttttttttaagtttatttattttcagagagagagagagagagagagagagaaggcaggggaggggcagagagagtgggagagagagagaatcctaagcaggctccacactgtcagcacggagcctaatgtgggtgggggtcgaactcacgaaccatgagatcatgagctgagccaaaactaagagtcggacacttaatggactgagccacccaggtgccccatcccctttgctcatttttaattgtgttgtttttattgttgagttataggagttttttatatattgttggtcCTGGATTCTTATCagatacgtgatttgcaaatgttttctcccaggtTGTAGGTTGTCTTTGCATTTTATCAATAACATCTTGAATgcacaaaagttttcattttgatcgagtccagtttatctgttttgtctttggTTGATCAGGTTTTTGGTGTCTTAAGAATCCAGTGCCAGATCCTACATCATGAAGACTTACCCCTCTTTTCTTCTGATAGTTTTATAATTTgaactcttacatttaggtcatcgatccactttgagttcatgtttgtatatggtgtgaggtaggggtccaacatCATCCTTTTGCCTGTGGGCATCCAGTTgttctggcaccatttgttgaagagattcaTCTTTCTCCATTAAAGAGTCTTAggacccttgttgaaaatcacgTGGCCCTAGATGGATACCTCCCTGAACTTCCATTCCCTTATCTGGAAGATGGGTGTTGTACAGATGAAAAAGGGGCTTATAACATGAGAAACAGATCCGATGGGGGTTgttattctctctcctcccttctccagctGTCCTCCTGATCTGaacctctctctgacccctgccACCTCCAccagagaaaacagaggctctgGCATGACTCTCCATTAAGCCCGCAACTTCTGTGCTGCAGGGAGGAAACCGTCAGAGCGGTTACCCGAAGGCTGGTCTTAGATATTCATGGA
This window of the Neofelis nebulosa isolate mNeoNeb1 chromosome 18, mNeoNeb1.pri, whole genome shotgun sequence genome carries:
- the LOC131501700 gene encoding group 10 secretory phospholipase A2-like; this encodes MLPLLLLLVLGPGLGLGAASWRSHVHRRGLLELAGTMNCVGTRNALSYISYGCYCGLGGHGQPRDAIDWCCHRHDCCYTRAEQAGCSPKMERYSWQCVNQSIVCGPAENECQEILCRCDQEIANCLAQTEYNLKYLLYPRFLCDTDSPRCD